One Glycine soja cultivar W05 chromosome 7, ASM419377v2, whole genome shotgun sequence genomic window, taactgGATCaagaagatataaaaaaaatgtttgtacaCTACttaacaaatcaattttttttaaaccacACTTATCTTTCACTAAAgcttatttatttaagttgaaTAAGACTCATAAACTGGGAAGCTTTCCAAATCAAtctacaaattgaaaaaacatagTAACGAGAGttattaatatcttttttttaacttggattttagtttctttttaattatttttgagtaatcaatatatattttctaggATCATCCCATCTTATTTGATTTCAAGACTATTTAATTACTTTGAAAGTTACGTGGTATATCTGCACATGAATCACCTAACTGCTGAATCTTCAAACAATATTTAATGTCatgaattaatattaaaaaaaattgaatctacATTTCTTACAAACACAAGACACCTGCATGGTCGAGGAGGAGACCAGGGCAACTTCATCAAGGCGAGAACGATGCTTTACCAAGGTCTGCCTGATCCAAGAGAGGCCGAGACTTGGGTTTATTTCAAACACTTATGTGGACAAAACACCTCAATTTGACAAATGTTATCTTCGAATTTGATTATAAAGTAGTGGTAGATGGAGTTAAAAATGTTATTAGAGACTCCCTAGATTTTCACTGTATTATATATAAGTGTAGAGTCCTTCTTTCTTCTATTCTAAACTCAGTAGTGAGTTTCAATAGGAGACTAATTAGTGGAAAATAGTCAAGTCCTACATCAACTGTCTCAATTTTTGGAGTGCAACTTATATACCTGTGGGACAATTTCACTTAATACCAATtagttttaagatgaaatctaataCTAACAAATCATGTTGCTCATGTCTTCTTGGCAGCAGGATATCATGCTAGCatccaaattttttattatattctaaATTGTATATTTCCATACAATATGAATGACGTGAAGTAATTATgtttcctttcaaaaaaaaaaaaaagacatctgCATGGTAGCATAACAGAAACCAGTCCAGGTTCAATGCacataaatcaaaatatttctttattgtACGTGAACGGAATCTTCAACTTCAAAATTGTATTTGCACCACACAAAACTTTCTCTTGTTCCTTAAATAAGAGAACAACCCAAAACCTTTCCAAAATACACGTGCAGCAAATTGCTTACCCAATCACCAGCCATGGGAGAGGTTGACCCAGCTTTCATTCAAGAACCACAACACAGGCCAAATCTCTCCACCATTCAAGCAGAAGGAATTCCCATAATTGATCTCTCTCCAATAACCAACCACACAGTTTCAGACCCTTCTGCAATTGAAAGCTTGGTGAAGGAGATAGGACGTGCATGCCAGGAGTGGGGCTTCTTCCAAGTAACAAACCATGGAGTGCCACTCACTCTAAGGCAAAACATTGAGAAAGCCTCAAAACTGTTCTTTGCTCAGACTCTGGAGGAGAAGAGAAAGGTTAGCAGAAATGAGAGCTCTCCAATGGGTTATTATGACACAGAACACACCAAGAACGTCAGGGACTGGAAAGAAGTCTTTGATTTTCTAGCCAAAGACCCCACTTTCATTCCTCTCACTTCTGATGAACATGATGATCGAGTCAATCAATGGACTAATCAATCACCTCAATACCCTCCACTCTTCAGGTAATTCATCTGTACTTTGCAAGGTTTTAAATACCGGTCGTGTTACGATTTTGTCGCGTTTGATGATATCACGGAAAATCACAAACAAATGTGGTTGAAGCGGTCACATTGTGGTCACATACAGTTAAAAAACTTTGATGTTGTGGCCCAAATCACGGTTTGGTTTAACTGTCTATGACTGCAATGTGACCAATTGCAATTGAGACCGCATCAACTGCATTTGTCCGCGATTTTTCACGATATCAACAAACACGAAGAAACCGCAATGTGACTGCAACTAATATTTAAAACCTTTAAAACAAAAGTGGATTGTGTTCAAAACTAATTGTTCAGCCCACAGTCATGACAGCTGGACAGTTTTTATAATTCTATTGATGATGTGAATACGAGCAGGGTTGTAACACAAGAGTATATTCAGGAGATGGAAAAGCTGTCCTTTAAGCTGTTGGAGCTGATAGCTTTGAGCTTAGGCCTTGAAGCAAAGAGGTTTGAGGAATTTTTCATCAAAGATCAAACTAGCTTTATTCGACTCAACCACTATCCTCCATGCCCTTACCCTGACCTTGCTCTTGGCGTCGGTCGACACAAGGACCCCGGTGCCTTGACCATTCTTGCACAGGACGAAGTTGGAGGACTTGAAGTGAGACGTAAACGGGATCAAGAGTGGATTAGAGTGAAACCAACCCCAAATGCTTATATTATCAACATTGGTGATACTGTTCAGGTGCCAGTGCAATACCATATTGAaaactgaaaattttaaatttcacttaCACACTAGTTGTAACACACTCTATCATTggtttaaattaattgaaaactataaaatcatGAGAGAGACATTAAATAAGATGTGAGAACAACAACTTTCTTGTAATTTCCCATAAATTTAAACCAATGATAGAGTGTGTTAGAGAGTGTGTTGCTAGCATTTCTCTAAGGAAGAAAAACTTTCACTTGAGGATTGGGGTTGCTTGTGCAGGTTTGGAGCAATGATGCATATGAGAGTGTGGATCACAGAGTGGTGGTCAACTCTGAGAAGGAAAGGCTTTCCATTccgttcttcttcttccctgcaCACGACACCAAAGTAAAGCCTTTGGAGGAGCTGATAAATGAGCaaaacccttcaaaatataggcCATACAATTGGGGCAAGTTTCTTGTCCACAGAGGGAACAGCAATTTCAAGAAGCAAAATGAGGAGAACATTCAAATTCATCATTACAAGATAGCTTAAAGGGTAGTATATTAGCAGGATTCCAGCGCCATATAGCTTATGCATATAAATTGGGTATGATATCATGATATGTAGCAGCGTTGATCCAAGACAACGTTTCTGATATAAATGACTGAGTCAAATTTACTTCCTAGTGTGCCTTAATGTATGCAAGTATCACCgaataaaacaactaaattatTACCATTTATCATGTTTGtctcaaaaattgaaattgcatTGGACTTTAAATTCACAGTTAACATTTTTTGTGCCTTGATTTTCgttttcttataaattagtCTTTCATTATAAGATTTACTATTGAAGAACTCTTAACATCGTTTGAACCTTTACATGCTTCTCtccttttacttttctttggCCAACTACCTAAAATGTCAGCCTTATACCCACCCTGCTTGCAGGATCAACAGAAAGGCACTGGACGAATATCTCTTGGTAAGTTTTGAAATACactttatttgaataataataaaaatcattatagATCTCGCAATCAACCCTTTTGTATGCTATACATGTGAAAGCATGCTAGCAAGGTAATCCAATTAAGTGACAATGCTTCATTCAGCTTGCCGAAATCGACACccctttttttctaatttgatgCTCAACCCTCACCCCTTATCAATCTCTTTTGAAATCTACCAATGTAGCAAAACCCTTCCAAATAGCAAtttgaagaaacaaaatgtGAAGAACCTTGAAATTTATCAATATAAGCTAGCTAGTATAATTGGGGTATAATGTGTTAAAGCAGATTGATCCAAATACAATGTTTCTGATATGTGACAGCAATTGAATTTGCAGCTAAAAGTTACCAGTGTGCATTATGTATAGAAGTATCAACTGAATTTACCATTTACCATGTTCATTGTTGGCTTATccaaaaaaacaattatgttcATTGCAAAACCTGAAATTACATTGCTCTTTAAATTTTCTGTTTTAACATTTTTAGCCCCTTGAGTATCTTTCGGTTAGATTTATAGGGATTTTAAActagttgtttattataaagTTGTTAGCCTTCTCCATCatcatttgtttaaattaaCGTGAATAAAACTACATTGCAGAAACGAACGAACAAGCTTTTCCCCACTCTGTTTATGAGTTTGATGTACATCAAATCATAATTgatattattacattattaaacaATAGCAAGCGTTTAAAAATAGTTTGTCGAACTTTCATTGACTGGCTTTTTGTTGAGCTGCTGAGTCTGAAGCCAATAAAATGCGTATTGGTTGCAAGAATTTGGATGCATTTTTATCTATCAACCAAATTTCAATCACTTTCaaagcatttttttaatcaaaataattcaagCAAAAAAATCCATTTATCTCTACCGATTATGTCGTCCACTTTACTATATAGAAATTATTATACTTCGGTGATACTTTTGGTTATCAAtgttctttgatttttaaattctgGAGAGCACAGATTATCGTTTGTTTAACATAACTAGGAAAGCCCTTACTATAGTGAGAAGAGGATCAAAGAAGATATTGAAACAATGGATGTACAACTCCGGCAAATCAATACACATTGAAAAAACCAAAGTAACTGTTAAAATAAGACAGCAAAGAACATACACAGCAATGAAACATAAACCATAAACACCCTAAACAGAGGAGAAGATGAGAGAGTAGAGCTATTTCCGTTCATGCTGAACATCCATACTGTTTTGTATGTTTC contains:
- the LOC114419653 gene encoding protein DMR6-LIKE OXYGENASE 1-like, translated to MGEVDPAFIQEPQHRPNLSTIQAEGIPIIDLSPITNHTVSDPSAIESLVKEIGRACQEWGFFQVTNHGVPLTLRQNIEKASKLFFAQTLEEKRKVSRNESSPMGYYDTEHTKNVRDWKEVFDFLAKDPTFIPLTSDEHDDRVNQWTNQSPQYPPLFRVVTQEYIQEMEKLSFKLLELIALSLGLEAKRFEEFFIKDQTSFIRLNHYPPCPYPDLALGVGRHKDPGALTILAQDEVGGLEVRRKRDQEWIRVKPTPNAYIINIGDTVQVWSNDAYESVDHRVVVNSEKERLSIPFFFFPAHDTKVKPLEELINEQNPSKYRPYNWGKFLVHRGNSNFKKQNEENIQIHHYKIA